In Calonectris borealis chromosome 22, bCalBor7.hap1.2, whole genome shotgun sequence, one genomic interval encodes:
- the ZPBP2 gene encoding zona pellucida-binding protein 2 — protein sequence MAGGGGRPRSPPGGLLGMVAVVAGLGALSGGTEGGRARERAVPKEEQHSVDLTEKNYVYGNIKHEVNVYVKVFTNSPFLECMDLARSQKEVIDPKYLWIGPDGRNLEGRMYVNLTETGKLMVMGFKESMSGAYTCTLSHKIIETTTQEEREIFEAYKFMVYAYREADHAYQVFVRFTTKECELAANSQFFEELKKILNNIISDLMCHIVKSSYKCHSVKIPKQGLLHELLVSFQVNPFAPGWEEVCHQVPYNCEDATNMRVQEARDRIGEFFNRQTYALKHEFQTIPIIHYVDNSFSVTRIDSCQPGFGKNDTTHKNCASCCVVCDPGTYSPNDEVTCQICTRPQVKMYGARSC from the exons atggccgggggcggcgggaggccgcgCTCCCCCCCGGGGGGCCTCCTGGGGatggtggcggtggtggcagGCTTGGGTGCCCTGAGCGGAGGTACCGAGGGAGGGAGAGCGAGGGAGAG AGCTGTACCTAAGGAAGAGCAACATTCTGTTGatttaacagaaaagaattaTGTTTATGGCAATATCAAACATGAAG TTAACGTGTATGTTAAGGTGTTTACAAATAGCCCATTTCTAGAATGTATGGATTTGGCTCGTTCTCAAAAAGAAGTAATAGATCCCAAGTATTTGTGGATTGGTCCAGATGGAAGAAATTTAGAAG GGCGAATGTATGTGAATCTTACAGAAACAGGAAAGCTGATGGTGATGGGTTTTAAGGAGTCTATGTCTGGAGCCTACACTTGCACTCTTTCTCACAAAATCATAGAAACTACAacacaagaagaaagagaaatatttgagGCATATAAATTCATGGTATACG CATACAGGGAAGCTGACCATGCATATCAGGTATTTGTTCGCTTTACTACAAAGGAATGCGAGCTAGCAGCTAACAGCCAGTTCTTTGAGGAACtaaagaaaatcttaaataacATCATCTCTGATCTGATGTGTCACATCGTAAAGTCATCCTACAAATGCCATTCTGTCAAGATACCAAAACAAGGCCTCCTGCATGAACTACTTGTTAGTTTTCAAG TAAATCCTTTTGCACCAGGATGGGAAGAAGTTTGCCACCAGGTTCCTTACAATTGTGAAGATGCGACAAACATGAGAGTTCAAGAG GCAAGAGATCGAATTGGAGAGTTTTTCAATAGACAGACGTATGCTTTGAAGCACGAGTTTCAGACCATTCCTATAATACACTACGTGGACAACAGTTTCTCAGTGACTCGCATTGACAGTTGTCAACCAGGTTTTGGGAAAAATGATACCACCCACAAGAACTGCGCTAGTTGCTGTG TGGTTTGTGATCCCGGAACTTACAGTCCTAACGACGAAGTGACCTGCCAGATTTGTACAAGGCCTCAAGTCAAAATGTACGGAGCAAGATCTTGCTAA